The genomic window GGCCGGAGGGGAACCCGGGCAGCCACTTCGTGGCGATGGACGAGCCGTACGCCTTCGCCGCCGATCTGCGCGCCTTCTTCGCCCAGTTCCGCTGACGGCGGGTGCGGCGGGTCGCTACGAAGCTGATGACGTGAATGGATTAGCGCCCGGGCCGCCGGGGTGATTCATCCACGACATCAGCTTCGTAGCCCCGGGTGGGCTTACGCCGGGCCCTGCGAGGCCGGTTCGGCGACGCCGATTGGGCCCTCGCGGGGGCCCTCCTCGGACGCCGGCTGGACGGCCAGCGACGGGAAGTCGGCCAGGTCGCCCTCCGGCTCGGCGTCCCACTCGGGAAAAACCAGGTCGCTCTGGAGGTAGAGGCAGAGCATCTGGGTGAGGTGGCGCAGCCCGTCGAGGTGGGTGCGCTCGTGGCCGTGAGTGGCGTCGACGCCGAAGCCGAGCAGCGCCACCCGGGCGTGCGCGCCCGCCTCGACCGCCGCCGCCACGTCCGAGCGGTAGTAGTCGAAGACGTCCCGGACCAGGTCGACGCCGTGCTCCTTGGCGATGGCGGCCAGGTTCCGGGTCAGGTGGTAGTCGAACGGGCCCACCCCGTCGCCCATCGCCAGGGTCGCCGCGTCCTCCCGCGACTGCTGCCCGGGGGCGACCACCGCGGCGTCCACCGAGACGATCTCCGCGACGTCCGGGTCCAGGCCGTGGCTGGCCCCGTGGCCGATCTCCTCGGTGACCGTGACCAGCAGGTGCGCGGTGACCGCCGGGGTGATCCCCGCGTCGACCATCGCCTTGAACGCGGTGAGCACCGCCGCCACGCCCGCCTTGTCGTCCAGGTGTCGGGACTTCACGTACCCGCTGGGGGTGATCATCGGGTTGGGCAGGAACGCGACGAAGTCGCCGGCGTCGATGCCGAGCGCCCGCAGCCCGGCGATGTCCTCGACCGGCTCGTCGACCCGCACCTCGACGTGCTCCCAGCCGACGCCCTGCAGGTCGACGTCGTCGTTGTAGC from Micromonospora kangleipakensis includes these protein-coding regions:
- a CDS encoding osmoprotectant NAGGN system M42 family peptidase produces the protein MSPKPLELDLDYLRQVLVELLEIPSPSGRTDHIQQYVGERLSAFGVSSTLTRRGALSASLPGPRETGADRAVVVHTDTIGGMVKRLKENGRLELKTIGTHSSRFAEGAHLRIFTDDLDRVITGQVLPLKASGHRYNDDVDLQGVGWEHVEVRVDEPVEDIAGLRALGIDAGDFVAFLPNPMITPSGYVKSRHLDDKAGVAAVLTAFKAMVDAGITPAVTAHLLVTVTEEIGHGASHGLDPDVAEIVSVDAAVVAPGQQSREDAATLAMGDGVGPFDYHLTRNLAAIAKEHGVDLVRDVFDYYRSDVAAAVEAGAHARVALLGFGVDATHGHERTHLDGLRHLTQMLCLYLQSDLVFPEWDAEPEGDLADFPSLAVQPASEEGPREGPIGVAEPASQGPA